A genomic window from Oceanobacillus timonensis includes:
- a CDS encoding ABC transporter substrate-binding protein encodes MKKSLFFLISALFLIFLTACNDSGQESDNAKASNEDSNESSETETKTFTTDSGEDVEVPADPERIVVLHPTYIGALLKLGHEPVGVSFYVDQDEVLNEATEGIERIDPEDVESIINLEPDLIVATATDPNLNKLEQIAPTVTFDSMISTYKDNTRLLGELVGEEEEAQAWLEEWEEKMSEDAAEYEDLIGNSTLSIFQSTPKGLVSFNTDYGRGGEILYDGYGFVQPDTLAEVTKDQFNVELSTEELPEYAGDFIVLATEGQEAPITESAVWENIEAVQEGRVIKLDLAVTRYNDPISLEAQRDMIKEQLDAMK; translated from the coding sequence ATGAAAAAAAGCTTATTCTTTTTAATCAGTGCACTATTTCTTATTTTTTTGACAGCTTGTAATGATAGCGGGCAGGAATCGGATAACGCCAAAGCAAGTAATGAAGACAGTAACGAGTCAAGTGAGACAGAAACAAAAACATTTACGACAGATAGCGGTGAGGATGTGGAGGTGCCCGCTGACCCTGAACGAATTGTCGTACTTCATCCAACCTATATAGGTGCATTGCTCAAACTTGGGCATGAACCGGTTGGCGTAAGCTTTTATGTTGACCAGGACGAGGTTTTGAATGAGGCGACAGAAGGGATAGAACGTATCGATCCGGAAGACGTAGAGAGCATTATCAACCTGGAGCCGGATTTAATTGTTGCGACAGCGACAGATCCTAATTTAAATAAACTAGAGCAAATTGCTCCAACGGTAACGTTTGATTCTATGATCAGCACGTATAAAGATAATACGAGATTGTTAGGAGAGCTTGTCGGAGAAGAGGAAGAGGCACAAGCTTGGCTGGAGGAATGGGAAGAAAAAATGAGCGAGGATGCAGCGGAGTATGAAGACCTAATCGGGAATAGTACACTTTCCATTTTCCAATCAACACCGAAAGGGCTGGTCTCATTTAATACGGATTACGGTCGCGGCGGAGAAATCTTATATGATGGCTATGGATTTGTACAGCCGGATACGCTGGCAGAGGTTACGAAGGATCAATTTAATGTAGAGCTTTCCACAGAAGAACTTCCTGAGTACGCAGGCGATTTTATTGTGTTAGCTACGGAAGGGCAAGAAGCCCCTATAACAGAATCAGCGGTTTGGGAAAATATCGAGGCTGTTCAAGAGGGCAGAGTAATTAAATTAGATTTAGCAGTGACCAGATATAATGACCCGATTTCATTAGAAGCACAAAGAGATATGATTAAGGAACAACTGGATGCGATGAAGTAA